One Campylobacter sputorum genomic window, AACATAGAAATACTTTCTTTAAATATAGAAAACTCCATGAAAACCTTATATAACATCATAGAAACCGCTAAAGAAAAACTAAGTGCGATGATTGGCGATATAAAAAATCCGCCAACTGGTTCAACTTCATTTATAACGCCGATTCTTTTAACAAGTCTTAATAAAAACCATGGAACAAAAACTACTTTTATAAAAAATGCTGTTATTGCCCATATTATAAGCTCTTTTGCATCGTACTTAAAATATAGACATACAAATATACTAACAAGTATAAGCGTTTGAAAAGCATACATTTTTATACTTTGATTATATTTTCTTAAGCTAAATACACAAAAGCTCGTTATCATCATTAATATAGCTAAAATATTTATCAAATTTACCATTCTAAACTCCAAGTATAAAACAAAAAATAGCACTACAAGCTATCGCAAATGGGAAAATAAGCGTTTTTCTAACACCCTTACTCATAGTAAATCTTGGTCCAAAGTTATCTATAAAAACAACTAAAACATATAAAATTCCAATCTCTAATATAAAAACTATCAGAGCTAATATCGGATTATCAAAATTCCAAGGCTCAAAAATAACAAGAAAAAGCCCGAGCATACTAAACTGTTTAAGCATTAAAGAAAGTCCCATTATAGAAAGATCTTTTCCGTTGTATTCACCTAAAACTCCTTCTTGAAGTTCTTGCTCTGCTTCTGCTAAGTCATAAGGTTTTCTGCCTGTCTCAACATACATCATCCATATAAATGCAGTTGAAGCTATAGCAAAAGATGGTATGAAATATCCATACTCGCCAGCTCTAATTGCATTTGAAATTTCTACTAAATTTGAAGTTCCAATGCCAAGCATAACAACAACAAGACACATTATAACTATGCACTCAGAATATACCCCAATAGTAGCTTCTCTGCTTGAACCAACTGCCCCAAAAGCATTTCCGGTATCTATGCCTGATATTATAAAAATAAATCTAAACATAGCTGCAATATATATAAAAAGCAAAACATCTGAAATACGAGCAAAAGGCGAATCAGCTCCATAAGTAACTGGCAATAAACAAAACATCATTGCACTTGATAAAAATAGCAAATATGGCGAAATTTGATATATCAAACTTGAGCATTCTGGCTTCGTTCTTCCTCTTTTTGCTAACTTTAAAATATCATAATATGTTTGAAAAATATTTGGTCCTATGCGTGATTGAAATTTAGCCCTAAGTTTTCTAGCTATTCCATCAAATAAAGGCGCTACTAAAAAAGCTGTAAAAAGCTGTAAAAGTATTAATAAAAAATCCATATTTTTCCTTACAAATAGTGATACACAAAAACAACCATCAAACAAAGATACAAGAGTATATAAACAGCATATAAATTTGTTCTGCCATTTTGAAATATACCAATCTTATCAGCTACTAATACACAAAATTTAATAACAGGATTATATGCATTATCCCATATTAAATCATACATTTTACTTGTGTATTTAACCCTAGAAAAGTATCCATCAATCTCAATTTCACGCTTATTTTTAAATAAAAATCTAAGTGCTTTTTTAAGATCTCCTGTAAATGAATCTGAGTTTGTTTGCATTGATTTATTATAAATAAAACCACAAGCCCATGGTTTGCATATTCTATGCGGAGAATTGTTTGCTTTTAATATAACAAAAAGTAAAAATGGGATTATGCAAAATATAGATAATACTACTAAAAATAGAGGTAATAATACAAAATCTTTTGTTGATAAATTTTCTACACTTAAATTTACACTAAAATCCACAACATCTAAAAGTATTTTTACAACATTTATCATAAATACACCTAGACAAATCGCTATAATAGCTAAAAGTATAAGCGGAAAAAGCATTATCTTACTAACTTCTCTTGCATTTTGAGCTATATTTTCATTTCTAGCATACCCTAAAAATATCACTCCAAAAGTTTTTGAAAATGCCATTATAGCAAGCCCTCCAGCAACACCTAATCCAACTATACCAAGCATTGAAAAAAACCTAACTCCAATGCCATTATTTGCACCACTTGCTATAAAACTTTTATATATTATCCACTCACTTGCAAAGCCATTAAATGGTGGCACTGCACAAACACAAAGTGTGGCTATAAAAAACAGTGTTGCACTAACTGGCATTTTTTTACTAAGACCGCCAAGATCATTCATATCTTTTGAATGTGTTGCGTGATAAATATTTCCACAAAGCATAAATATAAGAGACTTAAAAACACTATGGTTTAATATATGAAAAAGAACACCTATAAAACCAATCAGAGTTACATAAGGCAAATTTTGACTAATACCATAATAAGCTACTCCAAGACCTAGAAAAATTATACCGATATTTTCTGATGAACTATAAGCAGTAACTACTTTATAATAGCTTGAAAATACAGCATATAATACACTAAAAACAGCACCTATGGCTCCAAAAAATATTAATATATATGCAAAATAAGTTGATATAGGTAGCATTAGTGTAAATTTAATAAATGCAAAAAGCGGAACTTTTATCATAATTCCGCTCATTAAAGCAGAGATATTTGATGGTGCTGCTGGGTGAGCTAGAGGAAGCCAAACATGAAAAGGCCAAAGACCAGCTTTTGAAGCACATCCTATAAAAAGTAAAATAAAAATACCAAAACAAGAAAAACTTGACAATTCTAAATTTCCAAATTTAGAAAACTCAAAACTTCCAGCCAAACTTCCCATTATAATAAGCGCCATCATCAAACAAAATGCACCTATTTGTGATATGCCAAGATATATCATAACACTTCTTGAAGAATCTTTTTGCTCATTTATCATAATCAAAAATGCAGAAATCAGCGTCATTAGCTCCCATAAAAGCATAAATGAAAAAACTCCATCACTGGCTACAACTAAAAGCATTGATAACACAAAAGCACTATATAAAGATGTAAATACCGCCAAATTTGCTTTTTTTACATAACTTTTAGCATATTCTATACTATATAATGATACAGCAAAAGATATCAAGCATATAACAAAGCTAAAGAAATTCCCAAGCGGTTCTAGTCTAAATTTAGGATTTGATATGAAATTTCCACAAAGTTCAAAACTCATAACTTGATTTAAATTTATAAAAAAATATATAGCACCATACAGCGTTACTAAAGATGTTGCACAAAAGCCTATTTTTTGAGATAATAATGGTTTTTTATATAGTAAAATCGATACTATAGAAATACAAAAAAGTAGTAAATATATATTTTGCATTAGTTTTCTCCATTATTGTTTTTAGTAGGCTCTTCTGATTTATCTTCAGTTGCTTCTTTTACAACCTTAGGCTTTTTTGGCTCTACAACTGGTATATTTTGTATATCCACTTCTGGAAGTATTTTCTTTAAAAACCCACTCATATCGGCTTTTAATTTTTTACCAAATTTAGCCTCAGCGTTTATAGGATCCACAAACACCAAAGCTCCTTTTGGACAAATTTCTACACAAGCTGGACCATCATCTCTTCCACTACACAAATCACAT contains:
- the hyfE gene encoding hydrogenase 4 membrane subunit; translation: MVNLINILAILMMITSFCVFSLRKYNQSIKMYAFQTLILVSIFVCLYFKYDAKELIIWAITAFFIKVVFVPWFLLRLVKRIGVINEVEPVGGFFISPIIALSFSLAVSMMLYKVFMEFSIFKESISMFGASFIFMIGVFGFILRNSFIKQILSYCLFENGIHLSLALMAYNAHEIVEVGILTDAVFAVVIMGILAKRYYKIYETLDTSKAINLKG
- a CDS encoding respiratory chain complex I subunit 1 family protein, coding for MDFLLILLQLFTAFLVAPLFDGIARKLRAKFQSRIGPNIFQTYYDILKLAKRGRTKPECSSLIYQISPYLLFLSSAMMFCLLPVTYGADSPFARISDVLLFIYIAAMFRFIFIISGIDTGNAFGAVGSSREATIGVYSECIVIMCLVVVMLGIGTSNLVEISNAIRAGEYGYFIPSFAIASTAFIWMMYVETGRKPYDLAEAEQELQEGVLGEYNGKDLSIMGLSLMLKQFSMLGLFLVIFEPWNFDNPILALIVFILEIGILYVLVVFIDNFGPRFTMSKGVRKTLIFPFAIACSAIFCFILGV
- a CDS encoding proton-conducting transporter membrane subunit, whose product is MQNIYLLLFCISIVSILLYKKPLLSQKIGFCATSLVTLYGAIYFFINLNQVMSFELCGNFISNPKFRLEPLGNFFSFVICLISFAVSLYSIEYAKSYVKKANLAVFTSLYSAFVLSMLLVVASDGVFSFMLLWELMTLISAFLIMINEQKDSSRSVMIYLGISQIGAFCLMMALIIMGSLAGSFEFSKFGNLELSSFSCFGIFILLFIGCASKAGLWPFHVWLPLAHPAAPSNISALMSGIMIKVPLFAFIKFTLMLPISTYFAYILIFFGAIGAVFSVLYAVFSSYYKVVTAYSSSENIGIIFLGLGVAYYGISQNLPYVTLIGFIGVLFHILNHSVFKSLIFMLCGNIYHATHSKDMNDLGGLSKKMPVSATLFFIATLCVCAVPPFNGFASEWIIYKSFIASGANNGIGVRFFSMLGIVGLGVAGGLAIMAFSKTFGVIFLGYARNENIAQNAREVSKIMLFPLILLAIIAICLGVFMINVVKILLDVVDFSVNLSVENLSTKDFVLLPLFLVVLSIFCIIPFLLFVILKANNSPHRICKPWACGFIYNKSMQTNSDSFTGDLKKALRFLFKNKREIEIDGYFSRVKYTSKMYDLIWDNAYNPVIKFCVLVADKIGIFQNGRTNLYAVYILLYLCLMVVFVYHYL